A genomic stretch from Desulfotignum balticum DSM 7044 includes:
- a CDS encoding MFS transporter encodes MKNQQTSHDLKSAYLPLFFLTAIFFMNFTIRISISPLMPTILTDMRLTGDQAGSFFLFSATGYCIAVFFSGVVSARIMHRNTIVLSAVGTGLVFMFTGFCHSLSGMRLGIFLAGMGAGLYLSSGIAVLTATISRKNWGKALGIHELAPNLSFLLTPMICEMLLLWMSWRYVFFILGGVYILLGWSFSRFSTIRDFPGEAPKLKSFYPLAAIPSFWWMMLLFSLGVSGTLGIYSMLPLYLVNEHGIAQTQANTFVTLSRVATLPMTLAIGWITDRLGLKPVITAVLMLSGILVILIGIFSGRLLLAAIFCQPVVAICFFPPAFAALSNIGSSQTRNVAVSFTIPAAFLVGGGVIPGMIGMLSENGYFSAGFVVTGILILSGAILPGFLKFSSQEDGYPDESG; translated from the coding sequence ATGAAAAATCAACAGACATCGCACGATCTGAAATCCGCGTATCTGCCGCTGTTTTTTCTCACCGCCATTTTTTTCATGAATTTCACCATCCGGATCAGCATTTCACCGCTGATGCCGACCATTCTCACGGATATGCGCCTGACCGGGGATCAGGCCGGCTCTTTTTTCCTGTTTTCCGCCACGGGATACTGCATTGCCGTGTTTTTTTCAGGCGTTGTCTCCGCCCGGATCATGCACCGGAACACCATTGTTTTGTCTGCCGTGGGAACCGGGCTGGTGTTTATGTTTACCGGTTTCTGCCACAGTTTGTCCGGCATGAGACTGGGAATATTTCTGGCCGGCATGGGGGCCGGGTTGTATCTGTCATCCGGTATTGCCGTGCTCACGGCAACCATTTCCCGGAAAAACTGGGGAAAAGCCCTGGGCATTCATGAGCTGGCACCCAATTTGAGTTTTCTGCTGACCCCGATGATCTGTGAAATGCTGCTTTTATGGATGTCGTGGCGGTATGTGTTTTTTATCCTGGGCGGGGTGTACATCCTTCTGGGATGGTCTTTTTCCCGGTTTTCCACGATTCGGGATTTTCCCGGGGAAGCCCCTAAGCTTAAATCATTTTATCCTTTGGCAGCCATTCCGTCGTTCTGGTGGATGATGCTGCTGTTCAGTCTGGGGGTTTCCGGCACGCTGGGCATTTATTCCATGCTGCCGCTGTATCTGGTGAACGAGCACGGCATTGCGCAAACCCAGGCCAACACTTTTGTGACCCTGTCCCGGGTCGCAACGCTTCCCATGACTTTGGCGATCGGATGGATCACCGATCGGCTGGGCCTGAAACCCGTGATTACCGCAGTCCTGATGTTGAGCGGCATTCTGGTGATATTGATCGGGATTTTTTCCGGCCGCCTGTTGCTGGCTGCTATTTTCTGTCAGCCCGTGGTGGCCATCTGTTTTTTCCCGCCGGCTTTTGCCGCATTGTCCAACATCGGATCCAGTCAGACCCGCAACGTGGCTGTTTCGTTTACGATCCCGGCCGCCTTTCTGGTGGGCGGCGGGGTAATACCCGGCATGATCGGTATGTTAAGTGAAAACGGATATTTTTCCGCCGGGTTTGTGGTGACGGGCATATTGATTCTATCGGGTGCAATTCTGCCCGGGTTCCTGAAATTTTCGTCCCAGGAGGACGGCTACCCGGATGAGTCCGGGTAG
- a CDS encoding STAS-like domain-containing protein — MARLRKRGETIRQFILDNVEHHPSDIVQIAAEKFDVSRQAINKHIRQLIEQKTLIMSGQTKDRRYGLPPIKEVTKTFPLDNTLQEDVVWRNEISVLLPGFPDNVIEVWNYCFTEILNNAIDHSSGQMVTIGFKRNAVSTEIHILDDGEGIFKKIQREMGLLDERHAVLELSKGKLTTDPSRHTGEGIFFSSRMVDDFEILSGGVFFSHKHTEESDWILERNQPGKGTGVYMKMKNNSSRSVKKIFDVYTTSEDYGFNKTIVPVRLAQYGNEMLVSRSQAKRLLSRIDRFKTVILDFKGVDSIGQAFADEIFRVFAMKNKDINLLHVNASREVEQMIMRALLKAD, encoded by the coding sequence ATGGCAAGATTAAGAAAACGTGGGGAAACGATTCGGCAGTTCATCCTTGATAATGTTGAACATCATCCTTCCGATATAGTTCAGATAGCTGCAGAAAAGTTCGATGTTTCGCGACAGGCAATAAATAAACATATCCGGCAACTGATAGAACAAAAAACACTGATTATGTCCGGACAAACAAAGGACCGCAGGTATGGCCTTCCTCCAATCAAAGAAGTGACAAAAACATTTCCTTTGGATAACACCCTACAGGAGGATGTGGTCTGGCGGAATGAAATATCTGTTCTGCTTCCCGGTTTCCCAGACAATGTCATTGAAGTGTGGAACTACTGCTTTACAGAAATTCTCAATAACGCGATAGATCATTCATCAGGACAAATGGTCACGATCGGCTTCAAAAGAAATGCTGTCAGCACTGAAATACATATCCTTGACGACGGGGAGGGTATATTCAAAAAAATTCAGCGGGAAATGGGGTTGCTGGATGAACGCCATGCTGTTTTGGAATTATCCAAAGGAAAGCTCACAACTGATCCATCACGGCATACAGGAGAGGGCATTTTTTTTTCTTCAAGAATGGTCGATGACTTTGAGATTTTATCTGGGGGCGTATTTTTTTCACATAAACATACCGAAGAATCTGATTGGATTCTTGAGAGAAACCAGCCAGGCAAAGGCACTGGGGTTTATATGAAGATGAAAAACAATTCTTCCAGAAGCGTAAAAAAAATTTTTGACGTATACACCACTTCCGAAGATTATGGTTTCAATAAAACGATAGTGCCTGTCCGTCTGGCGCAATACGGAAACGAAATGCTGGTATCCCGGTCGCAAGCCAAAAGGCTTTTGTCACGAATTGATCGTTTTAAAACTGTGATCCTTGATTTTAAGGGAGTCGATTCCATAGGGCAAGCGTTTGCAGATGAAATATTCCGGGTGTTTGCAATGAAAAATAAAGACATCAATCTGCTGCATGTTAACGCATCCAGGGAAGTGGAGCAGATGATCATGCGTGCACTTTTAAAAGCGGATTGA
- a CDS encoding sigma-70 family RNA polymerase sigma factor — protein sequence MTKTSHQNQSETDNKRSTKKDFLLPVPKARAAGTKALVKSDPIQSYLNEINRYRLLTREEEIDLGKRIQEEGDQEAAYIMTTSNLRLVVKIALEFQRVWMQNLLDLIQEGNIGLVQAVKKFDPYKNVKFSYYASFWIKAYILKFIMDNWRMVKIGTTQGQRKLFFRLKKEKQQLIEQGFDPKPKLLSERLGVSEKEVVDMDQRLANWDLSLDEPLKNDSNTERIEFINTESDSSEDQMAKKEIEGILHTKVKKFKRTLNDREMEIFEKRIFSDSPQTLQEIGETYKISRERVRQIENNILKKMKTFFKKDMPDFDMYDHTL from the coding sequence ATGACAAAGACATCCCATCAGAATCAATCCGAGACAGACAACAAACGGTCAACCAAAAAAGATTTTCTTCTTCCGGTGCCCAAAGCCAGAGCTGCCGGTACCAAAGCACTGGTCAAATCCGATCCCATTCAAAGCTATCTGAATGAAATCAACCGGTACCGGCTGCTGACCCGGGAAGAAGAGATCGATCTGGGCAAACGCATTCAGGAAGAAGGGGATCAGGAAGCCGCGTATATCATGACCACATCCAATCTGAGGCTGGTGGTGAAAATCGCCCTGGAATTCCAGCGGGTATGGATGCAGAATCTGCTGGATCTGATCCAGGAAGGGAATATCGGGCTGGTCCAGGCGGTTAAAAAATTCGATCCCTATAAAAATGTCAAATTCTCCTATTATGCCTCTTTCTGGATCAAGGCGTATATTCTCAAATTTATCATGGACAACTGGCGGATGGTGAAAATCGGGACCACCCAGGGGCAGCGCAAACTGTTTTTCCGGTTGAAAAAAGAAAAACAGCAGCTCATTGAACAGGGATTCGATCCCAAACCAAAACTGTTGTCCGAACGTCTGGGCGTATCTGAAAAAGAAGTGGTGGACATGGACCAGCGCCTGGCCAACTGGGACCTGTCTCTGGATGAACCGTTGAAAAACGACTCCAATACGGAGCGGATTGAATTCATCAACACGGAATCGGATTCATCCGAGGACCAGATGGCCAAAAAGGAAATTGAAGGCATCCTTCACACCAAGGTCAAAAAATTCAAACGCACCCTCAATGACCGGGAAATGGAAATTTTTGAAAAGCGTATTTTTTCCGATTCCCCCCAGACCCTTCAGGAAATCGGGGAAACCTACAAAATTTCCCGGGAACGGGTTCGGCAGATTGAAAACAATATTTTAAAAAAAATGAAAACATTTTTCAAAAAAGACATGCCTGATTTCGACATGTATGACCATACCCTATAA
- a CDS encoding tetratricopeptide repeat protein, whose product MSKATIHTFFILLILLTLSGCSRIQHTPAAPVDACPVEPAPPDTPLSIHSCPDDTFAPPTPGRDPQMSARYHYLTFLMLHRQNRIDDAMAALEKAITLDPDASFLKRDLIRMYLSMDQKETALALAESLVAENPDNVENLLLLARLKKDDTREKTMPPLLERILELAPDNRETYLRLGKIYMENQQIPEALELFSRMADRLPDYYVAHFYLGEAHFLSGNYTEAAQAFQSTIDLEPDLIEPRLRLVDILQDPDNPAGKPDPDKLLAMYEQILDIEPENDRALLETARLYHQTGQTKLAAQQFMDLGNQARQDNRLLMAAVDLYLSQNRYADAVIVFTGMLAADPDNDNFNFFLGMAHESSEDPAQAIEHYLKVSPAHPQYKKTQLTLAFLYREIGQTEKAVAFLEQHHRQAPDDIDFITYLAAFYENENQLEKAMALLSKGLKNARENTALLFRLGAVQDKAGLKDESIATMKEVIRLDPEDASALNYLGYTYADLGIHLDDAEILIRKALEIKPNDGYILDSMGWVYFQQGEFDKAVGYLERAAELTDYEAIIAAHLADAYLKTGQKIKALKAFHKALAHAEESDTDLISRVTEKIRALEPQIPTPDTLNSDTVTP is encoded by the coding sequence ATGAGCAAGGCAACGATCCATACTTTTTTTATTTTGCTGATTCTTTTGACGCTATCCGGATGCAGCCGGATCCAGCACACCCCGGCAGCCCCGGTCGATGCGTGTCCGGTTGAACCGGCGCCTCCGGACACGCCATTGTCCATCCATTCCTGTCCTGACGACACGTTCGCCCCCCCCACTCCGGGCCGGGACCCACAGATGTCGGCCCGGTACCATTATCTGACGTTTTTAATGCTGCACCGGCAGAACCGGATCGATGACGCCATGGCGGCCCTTGAAAAAGCCATTACCTTAGATCCGGACGCGTCGTTTCTCAAACGGGACCTGATCCGGATGTATTTAAGCATGGATCAAAAGGAAACTGCGTTGGCTCTGGCGGAATCCCTGGTGGCTGAAAATCCCGATAATGTGGAAAACCTGCTGTTGCTGGCCCGCCTGAAAAAAGACGACACCCGTGAAAAAACCATGCCGCCGCTGTTGGAGCGAATTCTTGAACTGGCTCCAGACAACCGGGAAACCTATCTGCGGCTGGGCAAAATTTATATGGAAAACCAGCAGATTCCGGAAGCTTTGGAACTGTTTTCCCGAATGGCGGACCGTTTGCCGGACTATTATGTGGCCCATTTCTATCTGGGGGAAGCCCATTTTCTTTCCGGAAATTACACGGAGGCGGCACAGGCGTTTCAATCAACCATCGACCTGGAACCGGATCTGATCGAACCCCGGTTGCGGCTGGTGGACATCCTTCAGGACCCGGACAACCCGGCCGGCAAACCAGATCCGGACAAACTGCTTGCCATGTATGAACAGATACTGGACATTGAACCTGAAAATGACCGGGCTTTGCTGGAAACCGCCCGGTTGTATCACCAGACCGGGCAAACAAAACTTGCAGCACAACAGTTCATGGACCTGGGAAATCAGGCCCGGCAAGACAACCGCCTGCTGATGGCCGCTGTGGATCTTTATTTGTCGCAAAACCGGTACGCAGATGCGGTGATCGTGTTTACAGGGATGCTGGCAGCAGATCCGGACAATGATAATTTCAATTTTTTTCTGGGCATGGCCCATGAATCCAGCGAGGATCCGGCGCAGGCCATTGAGCACTATCTCAAAGTCTCACCGGCCCATCCCCAATACAAAAAAACCCAGCTGACCCTCGCTTTTCTGTACCGGGAGATCGGCCAGACCGAAAAAGCCGTGGCGTTTCTGGAGCAGCATCACCGGCAGGCACCTGACGATATTGATTTCATCACCTATCTGGCCGCGTTTTATGAAAATGAAAACCAGCTGGAAAAAGCCATGGCCCTGCTTTCCAAAGGACTGAAAAACGCACGGGAAAACACGGCGCTGCTGTTCCGCTTAGGCGCGGTCCAGGACAAGGCCGGGCTCAAGGATGAGAGTATCGCCACCATGAAAGAAGTCATCCGTCTGGACCCGGAAGATGCCTCAGCACTCAATTATCTGGGCTATACCTATGCCGATCTGGGGATTCATCTGGATGACGCGGAAATACTCATCAGAAAAGCGCTGGAAATCAAACCCAACGACGGGTATATTTTAGACAGCATGGGATGGGTGTATTTTCAACAGGGTGAGTTCGACAAAGCCGTGGGGTATCTGGAACGGGCCGCGGAACTGACCGATTATGAAGCCATCATTGCAGCCCATCTGGCAGATGCCTATCTCAAGACCGGCCAAAAGATCAAAGCCCTC